The Acidobacteriaceae bacterium nucleotide sequence GCTTTGAGAAGTACATGCGCGAAACGTACGTGCTCTCCTTCCCCGTGGAAGCCTCGCGCGTACGTCCGAACACGCTGGTTTACCTGAAGGTGCGTACGAGCCAGTCCGGCACGAAGGTTCGCGCTCCTGATGGAGTACATCCGGGCAGCGAATAACGCTGCTCGGCGGTATGATGGCTCTTATGTGCACGAAGGCTCGAGAAGAGACCCATGTATGGCTGGTGATGATGAAGGCCTTTCAGGCCATCATGAAGTACTCACTGGCCGATATGACTCGCTCGGGCCTTTGTGATTCGGATTTCCGCGTGCTTGAGCTGCTGCTGCACAAAGGCTCGATGCCGGTGAACACGCTGGGGCCGAAGGTTGGGCTGACGCCCGGAGCCATTTCGATTGCGGTGGACAGGCTCTTTGAGCGCGAGTTGGTGACCAGGGAAGAAGGCGCTACGGACAGGCGCGTTCGCATGGTCTCGCTCACGGCTTCAGGACGAGCGTTGATCGAGCCCATGTTTGAACGCCATGCCGAAGCGATGGCCCGCGTTTTTGAAGAGCTTGGCGCAGAAGAGCTTGAAGGCCTTGAGGCGATGCTTAAGCGCGTAGGCCGTCGCGCAGAGTCCTTGACGAAAGAAAAGGCTTAGAGCTTCTTCACCTCGAACTACGGAACATTTCTGCAGAGTCCGATTGTTCCCCCTGTTCGTTTTGCGGGATGGGACTTCAGGAAGGCAACTGTCTCTTTCACGCTGTCCGTTGTGGCAATGCCGGGCTGACTCTTGTAAGGCGTTTCGATGTCAAGGATCAGCGGGTAAAGCCCACCACGCTCAAACTCCTTCTTTCCGAGGAACACTAGCGGTGAGGTGTAGCAAGTCGTGTCGAAGTCGTTCATCGTCAGCTTTTGGAAGATCTCCTGCCGCAGGCCAGCACGACCTTCCGTGAAGATGACTCCGCCGTTGGCATAGGCGAGCAGCGCGTCTTCGCGGATCGCGTTTGAGAAGAACTTGGCGACGTGTGTAGCGAAGGCGTTCGATGGTTCGTGGCCGTAAAACCACGTTGGTACGCCAAGATTGTCTGATCCGTTGGGAAAGCTCTTCAACACGGCGATGGCTGCGTCTTCGTACTCCGCGTGTGAGGCGTAAGAGCACATTGTTGGGTCTGCAGAGCGCACAGCATACTTGCGGAAGATCTCGATAGCCGCATCGAGGCTGGAGGGCTCGTAGTGAGCGAGATAGGCGCCGAGGTTCGCCGCTTCCATCTCGCCGGGGCCACCGCCGGTGGAGACGATGTAGCCTGCACGGGTCAGTTCATAGCCGAGTTCAGCCGTCTGCCGATACGCAACGGAACAGCGCTCGTCTTCCAGCGCGTTCCCCATGATGCCAACGATCTGCTTGTGCTGTGCTGCGATGGCCGCAGCGTACTGACGCAAAGCGTAGGCGATGCTGTCGTCGTGCAGGCTCTCGCGGCGTGCGATTCCGCGGTCCGCGTAGGCTCCCCCGTGTTCGACGTAGAGGTGATAGACCTCTACGTCCCAGCCCATTTTGCCTTTTGCGCTATCGCGCCCGTGCATCAGTTCTTCCTGCGTGTAGAGTTTCGTGCGGGCCGGGTCGAAGTTGACTGTGTTCTGCTTCGTCGAGGGTTTTTGGGCTGAGGCTATGAGAGCGCTGCAAAGGGTAAGAGCGCAGGGAAGAATCAGGCGGGCAGGGACGTTCGCAAAGCTAGCCATGGATAAATCTTGCCACGAACGCACGAAAGCCCCGGATTTCTCCGGGGCTTTCGTGTTGCTTGAGGAAGCAGACAGCTTAGTACATGCCGTCCATGCCGCCGCCGTGCGAGTGACCGGCAGGCTCTGCCTTCTTCTCGGGGATGTCGGCGATCATAGCTTCGGTCGTCAGCATCAGGCCGGAGATCGAAGCTGCGTTCTGCAGGGCAGTGCGCGTTACCTTGGTCGGGTCGATGACACCGGCCTTGACCAGGTCTTCGTACTCGCCGGTTCCGGCGTTGTAGCCGAAGTTGGCGTCGTTGTTCTCGTTGATCTTGTTGATCACGACAGCGCCTTCTTCTCCTGCGTTGTGAGCGATCATGCGAAGCGGCTCTTCGATCGCGCGACGGATGATCTGTGCACCGATCTTCTCATCGCCCTCGAGGGTCTTGATCAGTTCGTCCACAGCCTTCGAAGCGCGGATCAGAGCAACACCGCCGCCCGGGACGATGCCTTCTTCAACGGCAGCGCGCGTTGCGTGCATCGCGTCTTCGACACGAGCCTTCTTTTCCTTCATCTCGGTTTCGGTAGCAGCACCGACCTTGATGACGGCAACGCCGCCGACGAGCTTCGCCAGGCGCTCCTGGAGCTTCTCGCGGTCGTAGTCCGAGGTGGTCTTCTCGATCTGCGCACGAATCTCCTTCACGCGACCTTCGATGTCGGTGTCCTTGCCGCCGCCATCAACGATCGTCGTGTTGTCCTTGTCGATGGTCACGCGCTTGGCGGTACCGAGGTCTTCGAGCGTTACGCCTTCGAGCTTGATGCCGAGGTCTTCGGTGATGGCCTTGCCGCCGGTCAGCACTGCGATGTCCTGCAGCATGGCCTTGCGACGGTCGCCGAATCCGGGCGCCTTGACGGCTGCGACGTTCAGCGTGCCACGAAGCTTGTTCACCACGAGGGTTGCCAGCGCTTCACCGTCAACGTCCTCTGCGATGATCACGAGCGGCTTCGCCGTGCGGGCGATCTGCTCGAGCATGGGCAGGAGGTCCTTCATCGTCGAGATCTTCTTCTCGTAGATGAGGATGTAGGGGTTCTCAAGCGCTGCTTCCATGCGCTCTGCGTCGGTCACGAAGTAAGGCGAGAGGTAGCCGCGATCGAACTGCATGCCTTCGACGACGTCGAGCTGCGTTTCCATTGTGCGCGACTCTTCCACGGTGATAACACCGTCCTTGCCGACCTTCTTCATCGCTTCTGCGATGATGGTGCCGATCTGCGAGTCCGAGTTGGCCGAGATGGTGCCGACCTGAGCGATCATGTCGCCGGAAACCGGCTTCGAGAACTCGCTCAACGCGCCGCCCACAACCTGGCCGTTCTCATCGCGCTTGCCGACGATGGCCACAACAGCCTTGTCGATGCCGCGCTTCAACTGCATCGGGTTTGCACCCGCAGCAACTGTCTTCACGCCCTCGCGATAGATGGCCTGGGCCAGAACCGTTGCAGTCGTGGTGCCGTCGCCGGCGATGTCAGAGGTCTTCGAAGCAACTTCCTTCACCATCTGCGCGCCCATGTTCTCGAGCGAATCAGCGAGCTCGATTTCCTTGGCAACGGTCACGCCGTCCTTGGTGATGGTCGGCGAACCGAACTTCTTTTCGATGACGACGTTGCGGCCCTTCGGACCGAGCGTCACCTTAACGGCGTTCGCGAGGTGGTTCACACCGCGCAGAATCGCCTGACGCGAATCTTCTCCGTGCAGAATCTGCTTTGCCATGTTTCTTTCTCCGTTGCGGCCTTCGTAGCCGCGGAAGTTCTTTGGGGTGGTGCTGGAGAGCCGGGAATGCCAGGCTCTGAACTCTTACTTGGCTACTTGCCGAGGATGCCGAGGACTTCTTCTTCGCGCATGATCAGGTAATCCTGGCCGTCGAGCTTGATCTCGGTGCCCGAGTACTTGCCGAAGAGGATCTGGTCGCCAGGCTTCACGTCGAGCGGGAAGACCTTACCTTCGTCGTTGCTCTTGCCCTTGCCGACCGAGACGACGGTACCCTGCTGGGGCTTTTCCTTGGCAGAGTCGGGGATGATGATGCCGAAGGAGGTCTTGCTTTCGCCCTCCTCAAGGCGCTGCACCAGAATGCGATCGTGCAGAGGCGTAAACGTCGATGCCATATGTAATGTTCCTCTCTTGGATGGACCAGGCCGAGGGCGTGCGCTGCAGTTTGCAGGGCTTTGGCACTCTCAGCCGCCGAGTGCTAATGTACGCCTCGGCCGAGTGGGGAGTCAACCTGGCTACGTGAAATGTGAGTGAATTGCGCTCATGTTTGTCGTGGCCGCGAATTTGGGCGGTGCCGGAGAAATGCCGACGAGCCATATCTATGCGCAAAGACGTACAATATGGGTCATGATTCGGGCAGGTTTTCTTTCCGCAACGCTGACAGCCGGGCTTCTGCTCGGTGGGTTTTCCACTACCGCGCACGCACAGAACGAAAAGGAAGTGCACGGTCGCAAATGGAAGCCGCTGCCCGAGCTTTCGCACATCGTCGTCACCGTAGAAAAGGGCTATAACGGCCATCCGCTGGCGAACGCTGCGGTCATCTTCCATGCTGTTCGTGATGGATCGAACGACGGCAATTTGGAGCTGAAGACTGATCCCGATGGTCGCGCGGTGCTCGATCTGATCGAGGTGGGCAGCCATGTGACGGTGCAGGTGCTGGCTCCGGGTTTTGCGACGTATGCTCAGGACTTCGACGTGGACTCCGCGAATAAGGAGTTGCTGGTGAAGTTGCTGCGTCCGCGCGCACAGGTGTCTACCTATGTTGACAACGACGGAAAAGCTTCTCAGGTACAACCTGGCATCCAGGAACACGTCGTTCCGAAGAAGCCGAAGGCCGCACCCGCAACGACGCCCGCTGCGACGACCACGACCCCTGACGGAAGCGGCAAGTGAGTCTTGCGGCACGTCCTCTTGCCGGCAAGCGGGCTCTGGTGACAGGAGCGGCGAAGCGCATTGGTCGCACGATAGCGTTGACGCTGGCTGAGGCTGGTGCCGACGTTGCGATCACCTATCGCGGCTCTGAGCGTGATGCGGCAGAGACCGTCGCCTCGCTTGAGAAGCTTGGTGTCCGTGCGCTGGCGGCCAACTGTGATGTGCGCTCTGAAGCCAGTGTGCAGGCGGCGCTGGTGAAGGTCGAAGACGTGTTCGGCGGCCTGGATATTCTCGTCAATAACGCGGGAGCGTTTGAGACGGCGGCTCTGGAAAGTCTCTCCGTCGAGCAGTGGGATGCGATCTTCGAAACGAACACGCGTGGTCCGTTTCTGGTCGCGAAAGCTGCTCATTCGTTGCTGAAGGCGTCTAGCGGCCGCATCGTCAACATCGGCTCGCTGGGTGGGCTGCATCCGTGGGCGACGCACGGGCATTACTGCACGTCGAAGGCCGCGCTGCACATGCTTTCGCAGACAATGGCCAAGGCATGGGCTCCGGAGATCAGCGTGAACTGCGTGGCTCCGGGGATGATCGTCAACGGCGAGGTTGATCCGGCGTACGAGCACTTCGCGCAGAAGACCCCGATGCTGCGCAACGGCCGTGCAGAAGACGTTGCAGCGGCAGTGCTCTTCTTCGCCACCGGTCCACACTTCATCACCGGCCAGTTGCTGGCGGTGGATGGTGGTCTGGGACTTTAGTTGAGTCTTTCGAACAGCCGTTTCCACCAGGGCTGAGCGGATTCATCCACAAACTCTTCTTCCAGATCCTGCATCTCTTCCTGCTCGGGCAGAGGGGCGGAGTGGAACGCCGCAGCTGGGTTGGTAGTTGTCAGAAGCTCGGCGTAGTGACTTCCACAGCGCCGGTCTACCCAGGCCTTTGCCGCGGTAAGACCTGGCGGTCTGGTGGACGTATTGTGTGCATCGCTGGCGAGAAAGTGAACCCAGTGCTTGCTGAGTAGCTCATGGGCCATCTTCTGCGCGGTCTTGCCCATGCCTCCGGTGACGGAGTTGGCGGTGACCTGCACCAGCAGGCCACCTTCTAACCAGGAACGCAACCGGCTGGAGTCGCGCTGTAGTGCGGGGTTGCGCTCCGGATGCGTGAGGATCGGGGTCATTCCGGCAAGGCGCAGATCGTAGAGCAACTGGTCCATGGCGGGCGGGATGTTCAGATCGGGCAGCTCGATCAGCAGATACTCGCCGCCGTTCAGGGTGTACTTTTTCGGGTTCGCGAGGGCATCGCGTACGTTGTCGTAGCTGATGTGAAAGTCGCAACCGCGCCCAAGAGTCAGCGGAATATCTGCGGTGCGCAACGCGCTGCGCAACTCTTCAAGACGTTGCTCGATCTTTTCCGGGGCGAACGTAAAGGCAGAGGACGCATGGGGTGTGCAGACCATGTGCGTGATCCCGTCCGCTACTGCGAGGCGCGCCATGGCGACCGAGGTCTCGAGGTCCGGAGAGCCGTCGTCGAGCGCGTGCAGCAAATGATTGTGAATGTCGATCATTCTTTCAGCAGCGTAGCATACATTTGTCATTTTTTCAGGCAGCCTAATCTTTGGCAGGCGGCGTCTCATAGCAAGTACACAGACCACGAGAACCATTTCGTAGCCATACATCGTATGATGGAACGTACGGCTGTGGTGGTCATCACGTTCCAAACCAGCCGCAGGGAAGGACCTACCAGAGCATCCATGACTGATTCCAGCACGACCAAACCGCGCGTTCTTGTTGCCGATGATGAGCAGGTGATTGCCAACACGCTGGCAATTATCCTCAACCAGGCCGGATTTGAAGCACGCGCAGTCTATAGCGGCGAAAAGGCGCTTGAAGCACTCGATTCCTTCCAGCCGGACATGCTCATTTCGGATGTCATTATGACTGGCATGACCGGTATCGAGGCAGCTATCCAAACGCGCAACAAGCTGCCGGCCTGCAAGATTTTGCTGTTCTCAGGACAGGCCGCTACGGCGGATCTGCTGGAGCGTGCTCGCGCCCAGGGCCACGAGTTCGAGATTCTCGCAAAGCCCGTGCACCCCACCGACCTGCTCGCGAAGCTTCGCGCGTAGATACTTTACAAGACGATTTGCTCAGGCCCGGAGATATCTCCGGGCCTGAGCTTTTTGTCTGTATTCCGCAGGTGCGGGGCGAAATCATTCTCCAGCCGGGATACACTCAGGGCGATGCGTCCTTCGGTCCTTATCCTTACCTTCAACTCTGAAGATTCCCTCCCGGCCACGCTGGCCGCTATTGATGGTCTGACGGACGATATCATCATCGTCGATTCAGGCTCTACGGATGGCACGCTGGCGGTAGCCGCAAGCTACAACGCGCGCGTTCTGCAGCATCCGTTTCAAAGCTATGGCGCACAGCGAAACTGGGCGATCGACAACGGAGCGCCGCGCTACGCCTGGCAGCTTCATCTCGATGCGGACGAACGTCTGACGCCAGAGTTGAACGCGGAGATTGCGGCGCTCTCTGAAGAGGCACCGCTGGACGGCTATTATCTGCCGCGCATGATGATGTTTCTCGGCCGAATGCTCAAGTACGGAGGCATGTCGCCAACATGGCACATGCGCCTCTTCCGCGGGGGCATGGGGCGTTGCGAAGACCGCGAGTACGACCAGCACTTCATGTGCACGGGCCGCTCGGCGCAGCTCAAGGGCCGCATGATCGACGATGTGAAGATGTCCATCTCGGAGTGGACGGCACGTCACAATCGCTGGGCGGACGCCGAGGTGCGCGAGCATCTTTCCGGCAGCGATCAGGGCAGGGTACAGGGCAACATGGGGGGTACGGTCGTTGAGCGTAAGCGAGCGTTGCGAGCGATCTATGACAACTCGCTGCCGTTCGTGCGTCCGTTCCTGCTCTTCTTCTATCGCTACTTTGTGCGACTGGGCTTCCTCGATGGCAAGGAAGGCTTCATCTATTACGTGCTGCAGACGTTCTGGTTCCGCTTCCTGGTAGACGCCAAGCTCTGGGAAGCCCGTAACGCAAAGCGTTAGGGCTGCTCGCTGAGCACAGCTGCGCGGTCGCGCTGGCGAACGGCTTGCGCCGGGTTGCCGGAGTAAACCGTCCACGGCTCGAGATCGCGTCCAGCGATGCCTCCGAGGCCAAGCACTGCACCTTCGCCAACCTTGACCCCAGGCAGTACGGAGGAGCGTGCGCAGATCCACGCATACGCTCCGATCTCCATCTGGAACGATTGCAGCGGAAAGCGTGCATGGTTGTAATTATGCGTTGCACCGCAGATGTAGGCGTTCTGCGAGATGATGGCATGCGATCTCAACGTCATCAGCGACGGGTTATATAGCTCAACGCCATCGGCAGCCGCTACATGGTCTTCGCAAACCAGATTCCACGGCGCCCACACTTTGCTGCCGGGATAGAAGTGGCAGTCCGGGCCGAGTGTCGCTCCGAAGAGTCGAAGCAGCATGGCACGCCATACGTGAGCTGGCCGTGGTGACGGCCTATAGAGCAGAAGCCAGATGATGTTCCACACGAGTCGCTTGAGCCGGTTCGAAAGCGGAAATGCGGCCTGCGTATAGGCATCGGCGGCTTGTGGCATTTGGTCGGCGGCGTTGTAATCGCTCTGGCGTGGCATCAGGCCTCAGTGTAGCGGTTAGGGTGTCTTGTTGCGGAGGGTTTCTACAAGGCGAAGGATTGGTGCAGTGTTGCGGCGCATATCGTAGCGCTCGGCGTAGGTCGCCAGCGCCTGTTGGCCCATAGTTGCTCGCTTTTCAGGGCTTAGAGCAAGCCATGCAGACAGCATTTTCTGAATACCTTGCGGCGTGTCTTGCGCGACAAGGCCAGCTCCATCGGCTTCGATCTCCGGCGAAATATTGACCGGGTGCGTGATCAGCACGGGCTTGGCGGAGGCTAGTGCTTCGACGACGGCGATGCCAAAGTTTTCCTGATGCGACGGAAGAGCAAAGGCCTCCGAAGCTGCGAAGGCACCCCACTTCAGCTCGCCTTCAAGCATTCCCGGCCAGTGAATTCTGCTGGCGACTTCAGGCGTCAACGTAGCGCGCAGACTGCTTGCCCACTCTTCATCGGCTCCTGGCCCGGCCATGACAAGATGAATCTCCGGATGCTGCGGCGCCAGCTTCGTGAACGCGTCGAGCAGCAGGTCGGCACCCTTCTTCGGGTGAATCCGGCCGAGGTAGAGCAGGAAGCGCTTGCCCGCAAGTTCCGGGAAGGCAGCGTGAAAGACTCCACGCAGATGTTCTGCTTCGGCTGGCGGAGGTGTCGTTCCCAACGCAGTCACTTCCGGGATCCAGCGATGCATCCAGGGGAAGCTCTCTGCTGCTAAATCACGTTCGAGGGCGGTAGTAAACAGCACGCGGTCGGCTCGGCGCAGGTTCCAGTACTCTGCAATCATCCAGAAGGGTAGCTTCTTCACGTGCTTCAGCGGGAAGGCGCGCTTGAAGTACGGGTCGAGCATGCCGTGCGGGAAGACCATGAACGGGATACGTCCGGCAAAGGCTTTGCGAGCAGCGATGCCGGGATAGCTCCAAAGCCCATGCATGATGGCCCCGTCGAAGCGATGACGGTTTGCCTTCAGCCAGGGCAGCAGCTCAGCCTCCGCCGGCTTCGCCCATGCCGTGCGCTGGTGCAGGGTAGATGGCGAGAAATGGGGCGTCCGCGGGGTCAGCTGTCACGACCTCGCTGGTGTAGCCCTCGGGCTGATGCTCAACCATCATACGAACGGCCGTTTGCGGCCCGCCGCCTTTGGGGTCTAGCGTGCCGACGATGTGAAGGATCCGCATCGTCGCCTACGCCTTGAGCTTGCGTGTGGTGTGGGCCAATGCTTTTCGCAGGCCTTGCACGTCCTGCTCAAAACTCCAGCCGTCCATTCGTAGACGCGAGGCTTCGCCCATCTGCATCGGCGTTTCAGGTGTCGCGAAGACGCGTCCCAGAGCCTGGGCCAGGGCATTGACGTCACCCACTGGATAAACACAGCCTTCGACGCCGTCAGTCACGAGATCGAGTGCTGAGCCTACGTCGGTGGAAACAATGACCGGGCAGCCCGCTGCCATGGACTCGTTCACAATGAGGCCCCAGGGCTCATGCCGCGAGGGGAGAACGAATACCGAGGAGATGGCGAAGAACGCAGGCAATTCGGATTGATTTCGGAAGCCAGCGAAGCGAACATCGGCGTCCAGGCCAAGTAACTTGACCTGAGTTTCCAGATTGGTGCGCTCTTCGCCGTCGCCCACGATTACCAGATAGGGCTTTGGCTGTGCATCGGACAATGTCTGACGCCACTGGGCAAAGGCTGCAACGAGCTGGTCGGCGAGCTTGCGAGTTTGCAGCTTGGAGGCGAAGAGTACGACCGGGCGTCCAAACTCAAGCTGTAGCTCTTTCCGCAACGTGTCGCGCTTTGGAAGCGACGCTGCCGCGAGACGCGCGAAGTAAGCGTTGTCTACCGCGTATGGAAAAAGGAACTGTGGGACTTTGTCTCCCCAGTAATAATGCCAATAGGCCGCGTTATGAGATCCGATGGGCATGACCGCATCGATCCCTCGGCCCAGCAGGTTGAAGAATAGAGATTTGATCGCAAGTTTCAAACCGGAGCGTTCACGGTCGGCCAGCCAGCTTTCCGCACGCAACAGCACTGGGATGCCCAGCGCGTTGGCTGCGAGGATAGCCTGCAATGTGTTCACAGAAGCGTAGCCGTGCACCCAGAGTGCGTCAAAGCGTGGTGTTCCGTCAGCGTTCTGCAGCGCCCGTAGCATGCCACGGGAGATAGGCGTCGTCGGGGAAACGCCGCCCTTGTCATGGAGAGGTTTGAGGAACTCGGAGCGATAGCCTTCGAGCAAGGGCACGTCCCATGCCACCTCAACGCCAAAGCCTTCATCCTTGTACGAACGGACAGAGAAGTCTGAGCCGAAGAGTACGGTCAGATCGATCTCTGGTTCTTGCGTGATGCGTCGTAACAGGGGGGCCTGGTACTGAATGGGATGGGAGACGTAATACCCCAGCCGCACGGCTGGGGTATTGCCCTGAGTGATTTCTGGAATCGAAGCAGTCGTCATTATTCGCTACCTATCGAGCGATAGTCATGGCGGAGATTGCGATAGAAACCGCCGAGAGGAGCACACCTAGACCACCGCTCGTTATGGCTACCTTCAATGCGCTACTTGGCAGGAAGACGATATCGTCGGCTTGCAGAATGGGGTCGGGAACGCGGCCGTAAAGTACATCCTTGATGTTCAGGTTGACAACCGTGCGCTGGCCGTTGACGGTACGAATGAGGCGGAGCCCATCGTACTTTGCGGTAGCCGCATCCGCCCCGCCAGAAAGCGCAGTTGCCTGCATGAGGGTGAGCTTATGATCACCGCTCAAAGGCAGGATGCCTTGCGCCTTGAAGGAACCCACCATGTAAACGATGCCCGCACGGTTGATGAAGACACTGTCACCTGGTAGCACCGGAACATTGGCGGCCGGGCTGGTGTAGGGGTTGTTCCCCATATCCAGGACGATTGCCTTGTCTACCCCCGGGCGGTTGATCGTGACAATGTGGCTGGCGGTAGTAGGCAGGCCACCGGCGGCGATGATGACATCGATGAGGCGACGGCGGCTCAGGACTGGAATAACGGCGTTGGTTTCGCCATAAACCGTCGCGTTGGAGTTCGGGCTTTCGAGCAGATTGATCGTAACGATCGGGTGACGGTAGATACCCGCCTCGACCAGTCGTTCCGCTAGCAGTTGCTGTGCGTCATCAATGCTTTTGCCCTTCAGCGAAACCTCTCCGACTAAAGGGAAGCGCGCGGTAGCGGCTTCGTCCAACCGAAGGGTGACAGGGTACTCCTGCCCAAAGATGGTCACACTGATCAGATCGCCGGGTGTGAGGTGGTAGTCCGTGGGAGAGGGGTAGAGCAGGGCTCGATCCGTGGTGATGACATTCAGGTTCGAGCGCTGTTGCTGTTGTTGCAGTCCCAGAGCCGCGCGCGAGTTATTGTTTAGCGTGCCCGCGGGCAGAGTGCCGGGAGTCGTCAAGCCTGATTGCGCTACCGCAATGGAGCAGGCGGAGAGCAGTAGCATCGCGTGCAGAATGTTGGTTTTCTTCATCGCGAGCGCCCTTCCTTGGATGCCTTTTCAGCGGTCTCGTTTTGGGTGTCCCAGGCGGCCTTCTCGACGCCTCCTGAGCCATAAGCGGAGTAGCCGGAGTAGCCATAGTAGGCATAATACTCAGGCGAGTTGAGGTCGACGGCATTTAGAGCCAGACCTGCCATTCTCGCACCGACACGTTCGAGCAAGTCGCGGCTACGGCGGATGGCCTGTCGCGTGCTCTTGCCATGGCGAACGATCAGAATCACGGCATCGGCATCGCGAGCCAGAATAACGGAGTCGGTAACGGAAAGCAGTGGCGGGGAGTCGAGCACAATGTGCGTGTACTGCCCGCGAACTTTCTTGAGCAACTCATGCATGGCGTTGGAGCCGAGCATTTCTGTTGGGAAGGGAGGGACCGGTCCAGAAACGAGGATATCCAGGGATGGCATATCCGAACTGGTTTGTATAGCTTCTTCTAAGGTAGAAGCGCCAGCCAGGACAGTTGTAAGGCCAATCTTGGCGTTGAGGCCTAGGCGATGGTGAACGCTCGGGCGGCGCAGATCCGCATCGATGAGAAGCACGCGTACCTCGCGTTGCGCCATGACAAAGGCAAGATTCAACGCTGCAGTCGTTTTACCTTCGCTTGGAGTGGAGCTGGTCAAAAGGACTAGCTTTGGTTCTCCACCCAGGGTCGAAAGTAACAGGCTTGTACGCAGTGCGCGGAATGCTTCCGCAAACTGGCTTCTAGGTGAGTTCAGAACCCCAAGATTGCGGTAGGCCGGTGACGCCGAGGCTGCTTCATTCGCGCGTCTGGCTCGTGGGATAAGAGCCAGCGAGGGCAGCCCCGAGATGCTTTCCAACTCAGAAACGGTCTGAATTCCAGTGTCGAGCGAATCCACGATGAAGACCACAATTAAGCCGACGATCGTCAATACCAGAAAGTTGATCAGCATGACCGTTGAGGCCCGTTCCATCGACGGATTGACGGGAGCGTGTGCGTAATCGACGATATCGATTTCTGTAGCTTCCAGGCCAGCCTGGATACCTGCGGAGCGAAGCCGATCGTTCAGGCTTTCATACAGGGTACGGCTGGACTCAAAGTCACGCTGCAGGAGCGTGTATTGGAGGAGATCGTCGCGCAGGCGATAAGCATCAGCTTTTTCCGACTCAAGGGCAGAGCGAGTTCCATTCTCATCGGCACGGGCAGCGGAGTATTCTTCGTGCGCCTGGATCAGCAACCGCTTTTGTTCGTTATCTATCTGAACAGTTAGTTCGTTAATCTCTGCCTGCACCGCCTCGACACGGGGATTCTTCGGGCCGAGGTCTGTCGAGATCTGTGCCAGCTGTACGCGAGCTTCCTCCCGCTGGGTGCGAAGTTGAGTCAGAGGTGTCGCCGCTGTGGTTCCCCTGGTCGCAACATCGATAGTGGTATCGAGTGCACCGGGATCCATTTTGTTCAAAATCTGGTAGCGCGATCCTGAAAGGATGCGGTGGATTTCAGCCTCACCAACCGCGTGGGTCAGCATGTCGAGGTTGCTGGCGATCTGGTTTTTGGTTGGATCAAAGCCCAGAACGCCGATTTTCTTGCCAAGCTCAATCACTCGAGCCTGTGAATCTTCGACCTTGTCCTTCAAATCTCCGAGTTGTCCCGAGAGGAAATCTGAAGCACGCTTGGTCGCATCGAAACGCGTTTGCATGCTCCGACGGATGTACTCCGTCATCAAATGATTGACGATATCTGCCGACAGTTTGGCGTTCAGCGTCTGACCGCTAATGCTGATAATGTCTGTTTTCGGCACACTTGTGACATTGATGGACGAATCGAGCATTCCGACAATCGATTCGCGTGTCGCCGGATCGTCCAGGCTCGCATGTTTCATCGGCCCTTTGGCGTTCAGAAACTCGCGGTTATTTGCCAAATCAAGGTCGCGGGCAACGCTCAGCAGCAAAGTCTGGCTTTTCAGAATAGCTATCTGCGTGGCCGTGCTGTAGCTCGTATCGCCACCACCCATGCCTGCGGCCGCATGTGCTGCTCCCGACCGCAGAGCACTGGAGGAACCACCGCCGATTTCCAATGTGCCCGAGGCCTCGTAAACGCGAGGTCGTTGCTTCACCCTGTATCCGCCGAGCAAAAGGCCTACAGTGCAAAAAGCTGCGAGTATCCACTTACGCTTGCGAAGCGTCGCGATGGCTTCTACCAAGCCGCTATCGTTTGGGGCGGGGTGCAGACTTGCAGCTCCAGAGCGAGGGGCGACG carries:
- the groL gene encoding chaperonin GroEL (60 kDa chaperone family; promotes refolding of misfolded polypeptides especially under stressful conditions; forms two stacked rings of heptamers to form a barrel-shaped 14mer; ends can be capped by GroES; misfolded proteins enter the barrel where they are refolded when GroES binds), whose product is MAKQILHGEDSRQAILRGVNHLANAVKVTLGPKGRNVVIEKKFGSPTITKDGVTVAKEIELADSLENMGAQMVKEVASKTSDIAGDGTTTATVLAQAIYREGVKTVAAGANPMQLKRGIDKAVVAIVGKRDENGQVVGGALSEFSKPVSGDMIAQVGTISANSDSQIGTIIAEAMKKVGKDGVITVEESRTMETQLDVVEGMQFDRGYLSPYFVTDAERMEAALENPYILIYEKKISTMKDLLPMLEQIARTAKPLVIIAEDVDGEALATLVVNKLRGTLNVAAVKAPGFGDRRKAMLQDIAVLTGGKAITEDLGIKLEGVTLEDLGTAKRVTIDKDNTTIVDGGGKDTDIEGRVKEIRAQIEKTTSDYDREKLQERLAKLVGGVAVIKVGAATETEMKEKKARVEDAMHATRAAVEEGIVPGGGVALIRASKAVDELIKTLEGDEKIGAQIIRRAIEEPLRMIAHNAGEEGAVVINKINENNDANFGYNAGTGEYEDLVKAGVIDPTKVTRTALQNAASISGLMLTTEAMIADIPEKKAEPAGHSHGGGMDGMY
- a CDS encoding MarR family transcriptional regulator — translated: MCTKAREETHVWLVMMKAFQAIMKYSLADMTRSGLCDSDFRVLELLLHKGSMPVNTLGPKVGLTPGAISIAVDRLFERELVTREEGATDRRVRMVSLTASGRALIEPMFERHAEAMARVFEELGAEELEGLEAMLKRVGRRAESLTKEKA
- a CDS encoding carboxypeptidase-like regulatory domain-containing protein produces the protein MIRAGFLSATLTAGLLLGGFSTTAHAQNEKEVHGRKWKPLPELSHIVVTVEKGYNGHPLANAAVIFHAVRDGSNDGNLELKTDPDGRAVLDLIEVGSHVTVQVLAPGFATYAQDFDVDSANKELLVKLLRPRAQVSTYVDNDGKASQVQPGIQEHVVPKKPKAAPATTPAATTTTPDGSGK
- a CDS encoding SDR family NAD(P)-dependent oxidoreductase, with amino-acid sequence MSLAARPLAGKRALVTGAAKRIGRTIALTLAEAGADVAITYRGSERDAAETVASLEKLGVRALAANCDVRSEASVQAALVKVEDVFGGLDILVNNAGAFETAALESLSVEQWDAIFETNTRGPFLVAKAAHSLLKASSGRIVNIGSLGGLHPWATHGHYCTSKAALHMLSQTMAKAWAPEISVNCVAPGMIVNGEVDPAYEHFAQKTPMLRNGRAEDVAAAVLFFATGPHFITGQLLAVDGGLGL
- a CDS encoding exopolysaccharide biosynthesis protein, which gives rise to MIDIHNHLLHALDDGSPDLETSVAMARLAVADGITHMVCTPHASSAFTFAPEKIEQRLEELRSALRTADIPLTLGRGCDFHISYDNVRDALANPKKYTLNGGEYLLIELPDLNIPPAMDQLLYDLRLAGMTPILTHPERNPALQRDSSRLRSWLEGGLLVQVTANSVTGGMGKTAQKMAHELLSKHWVHFLASDAHNTSTRPPGLTAAKAWVDRRCGSHYAELLTTTNPAAAFHSAPLPEQEEMQDLEEEFVDESAQPWWKRLFERLN
- a CDS encoding co-chaperone GroES, which produces MASTFTPLHDRILVQRLEEGESKTSFGIIIPDSAKEKPQQGTVVSVGKGKSNDEGKVFPLDVKPGDQILFGKYSGTEIKLDGQDYLIMREEEVLGILGK